A DNA window from Bdellovibrio sp. BCCA contains the following coding sequences:
- the thpR gene encoding RNA 2',3'-cyclic phosphodiesterase, which yields MNKRLFFALNATDPLAETFPPTFKKLKINADRREISVKWVPIDNFHITVSFLGDRPEEELPLIAETLQTVCTQFTPFDLKIEDMGAFSNEHDARVIWLGVQKKRYLAEFKEILDQALLEKQILTKPDERAFSPHLTIGRLRNPRSVKDMISPFKRKSFGKIHVNEIVLYESNLQGAFPVYTPVLRCPLTGEEEAVEEASPSLFY from the coding sequence ATGAATAAAAGACTCTTCTTCGCTCTCAATGCCACAGATCCTTTGGCCGAGACCTTTCCTCCCACCTTCAAAAAATTGAAGATCAATGCCGATCGCAGAGAAATCTCTGTGAAGTGGGTGCCGATTGATAATTTCCATATCACGGTGAGCTTTTTAGGAGATCGGCCCGAAGAAGAACTCCCCTTGATTGCCGAAACACTGCAAACGGTCTGCACTCAGTTTACTCCGTTTGATTTAAAGATCGAAGATATGGGTGCATTCTCCAATGAACACGATGCGCGGGTGATTTGGCTCGGAGTTCAAAAGAAAAGATATCTCGCTGAGTTTAAAGAAATCTTAGATCAAGCTCTTTTAGAAAAACAAATTCTGACGAAGCCTGACGAAAGAGCTTTTTCTCCGCATCTTACGATCGGACGACTTCGCAATCCGCGCAGTGTGAAAGATATGATTTCACCGTTTAAGCGTAAAAGCTTCGGCAAGATCCATGTGAATGAAATTGTTTTGTATGAATCAAATCTGCAGGGAGCGTTTCCAGTTTATACACCCGTGCTTCGCTGCCCTTTGACAGGAGAAGAAGAGGCCGTTGAAGAAGCCTCCCCTTCTTTGTTTTACTAA